Proteins encoded within one genomic window of Nonomuraea gerenzanensis:
- a CDS encoding SDR family oxidoreductase: MSVLSGKGAVVTGGSRGIGKAIVERLTSDGAEVVFCYQSSAEAAEQVAKETGAHAVRADLGSREDLRRLFAEAEARLPGVDILVNNAATNESKKLMTDITDEEYERVFAVNTRAVFLAIQWAGRVMRDGGRIVNLSSLNTQVPAPTLALYCGSKGAMEQFTKVAARELGPRGITVNTVSSGATETDMLREANSPETLAQLPTLTALQRLGRPDDLAAVVAFLAGPDGRWVTGQNVLATGGLFL; the protein is encoded by the coding sequence ATGAGCGTACTTTCCGGAAAGGGCGCAGTGGTTACCGGAGGCTCCCGGGGCATCGGCAAGGCCATCGTGGAGCGACTGACCAGCGACGGAGCGGAAGTCGTCTTCTGTTACCAGAGCTCGGCGGAGGCCGCCGAGCAGGTGGCCAAGGAGACCGGCGCGCACGCCGTACGCGCGGATCTCGGCAGCAGGGAAGATCTGCGGCGGCTGTTCGCGGAGGCGGAGGCGCGGCTGCCCGGGGTGGACATCCTGGTCAACAACGCCGCCACCAACGAGTCCAAGAAGCTCATGACCGACATCACCGACGAGGAGTACGAGCGGGTGTTCGCGGTGAACACCCGGGCCGTCTTCCTGGCCATCCAGTGGGCCGGGCGGGTGATGCGCGACGGCGGGCGCATCGTCAACCTCTCCTCGCTCAACACGCAGGTGCCCGCGCCGACGCTGGCGCTCTACTGCGGCAGCAAGGGCGCGATGGAGCAGTTCACCAAGGTGGCGGCGCGGGAGCTGGGGCCGCGCGGGATCACGGTCAACACCGTGTCGTCGGGGGCCACCGAGACCGACATGCTGCGGGAGGCCAACTCGCCCGAGACGCTGGCGCAGCTGCCCACCCTGACCGCGTTGCAGCGGCTGGGCAGGCCCGACGACCTCGCGGCGGTGGTCGCGTTCCTCGCCGGGCCCGACGGGCGGTGGGTCACCGGGCAGAACGTGCTGGCGACCGGCGGCCTGTTCCTCTGA
- a CDS encoding aldehyde dehydrogenase family protein, whose amino-acid sequence MRQLYIGGSWTASASDDPIEVVNPATEEIIDRVPAGSPDDVEAAVAAAGKAFPAWSRTAPGERGKLLAQAADLLKQRADEIAKTIATDMGAPLGFALKVQTLMPAAVLASYADLAESHPRESRVGNSLVVKEPIGVVAAITPWNYPLHQIVCKVAPALAAGCTVVLKPSEVAPLAAYALAEIFDEVGLPPGVFNLVSGRGPVVGEAMAAHPGVDMVSFTGSTAAGRRVAALAAETVKRVALELGGKSANIILPDADLPLAVKVGVANCFVNAGQTCSAWSRMIVQRDQYDEAVHLAVEAARGYRVGDPFDGSTKIGPLVSATQRDRVIRYVNRGQEEGARLVAGGTERPHERGYYVEPTVFAAVEPGMTIEQEEIFGPVLSLIPYTNEDKAVEIANDTKYGLAGAVWAGTEEHAVAVARRLRTGQVSINGGRFNPLAPFGGYKQSGVGRELGEHGMEEYLEVKSLQL is encoded by the coding sequence ATGCGTCAGCTGTATATCGGCGGCTCCTGGACCGCTTCGGCATCGGACGACCCCATCGAGGTCGTCAACCCGGCCACCGAGGAGATCATCGACCGGGTGCCCGCGGGCTCTCCCGACGATGTCGAGGCGGCGGTGGCCGCAGCCGGGAAAGCCTTCCCCGCATGGTCGCGCACGGCCCCCGGCGAACGCGGCAAGCTCCTCGCCCAGGCAGCCGACCTGCTGAAACAGCGCGCCGACGAGATAGCCAAGACGATCGCCACCGACATGGGGGCACCGCTCGGCTTCGCGCTCAAGGTGCAGACGCTCATGCCGGCGGCCGTCCTGGCCTCCTACGCCGACCTGGCCGAGAGTCACCCGCGCGAGTCGCGCGTCGGCAACTCCCTGGTGGTCAAGGAGCCCATCGGCGTGGTCGCCGCGATCACGCCGTGGAACTACCCGCTGCACCAGATCGTGTGCAAGGTCGCGCCCGCGCTGGCCGCCGGGTGCACCGTGGTGCTCAAGCCGAGCGAGGTGGCGCCGCTGGCCGCGTACGCGCTGGCCGAGATCTTCGACGAGGTCGGGCTGCCCCCGGGGGTGTTCAACCTGGTCAGCGGGCGGGGCCCGGTCGTGGGCGAGGCGATGGCCGCCCACCCCGGCGTGGACATGGTCTCCTTCACCGGGTCCACCGCCGCGGGCCGCAGGGTGGCCGCGCTGGCCGCCGAGACCGTCAAGCGGGTCGCGCTGGAGCTGGGCGGCAAGTCCGCCAACATCATCCTGCCCGACGCCGACCTGCCGCTGGCCGTCAAGGTCGGCGTGGCCAACTGCTTCGTCAACGCCGGTCAGACCTGCTCGGCGTGGAGCCGCATGATCGTCCAGCGCGACCAGTACGACGAGGCCGTGCACCTGGCCGTCGAGGCCGCGCGCGGCTACCGGGTCGGCGACCCCTTCGACGGCTCGACCAAGATCGGCCCGCTGGTGTCGGCGACCCAGCGCGACCGCGTGATCCGCTACGTCAACAGGGGCCAGGAGGAGGGCGCGCGGCTGGTGGCGGGCGGCACCGAGCGGCCGCACGAGCGCGGCTACTACGTCGAGCCCACCGTGTTCGCGGCCGTGGAGCCGGGGATGACGATCGAGCAGGAGGAGATCTTCGGCCCGGTGCTCTCGCTGATCCCGTACACCAACGAGGACAAGGCCGTCGAGATCGCCAACGACACCAAGTACGGCCTGGCCGGCGCGGTCTGGGCGGGCACCGAGGAGCACGCGGTCGCGGTCGCCAGGCGGCTGCGCACGGGCCAGGTGTCGATCAACGGCGGCCGGTTCAACCCGCTGGCGCCCTTCGGCGGCTACAAGCAGTCGGGCGTGGGCCGCGAGCTGGGCGAGCACGGCATGGAGGAGTACCTCGAGGTCAAGTCGCTGCAGCTGTAG
- a CDS encoding DsbA family protein encodes MTEKIPVDLWFDPSCPFAWVTSRWLLEVEKVRPIEPRWRMMSLYFLNEEKDVPADYLERASRAMGSIRTVAAAAAKHGEQVIGPLYTGLGTRLHNQGIKDPERLREVVEGALDDAGLERGLADAMHSDEYDDVIRASHDEGIGLVGQEVGTPIIRVGENAFFGPVITRILRGEDAGRLWDGVLMVTQYDDFFELKRTRTKRPQFD; translated from the coding sequence ATGACAGAGAAGATTCCCGTGGACCTGTGGTTCGACCCCTCGTGTCCGTTCGCGTGGGTGACCTCGCGCTGGCTGCTGGAGGTGGAGAAGGTCCGCCCCATCGAGCCTCGCTGGCGCATGATGTCGCTGTACTTCCTCAACGAGGAGAAGGACGTCCCCGCGGACTACCTCGAGCGGGCCTCCAGGGCCATGGGGTCGATCAGGACGGTCGCCGCGGCCGCCGCCAAGCACGGCGAGCAGGTCATCGGCCCCCTCTACACCGGGCTCGGCACCCGCCTGCACAACCAGGGCATCAAGGACCCCGAGCGCTTGCGCGAGGTCGTCGAGGGCGCCCTGGACGACGCCGGGCTGGAGCGCGGCCTGGCCGACGCCATGCACTCCGACGAGTACGACGACGTCATCCGCGCCTCCCACGACGAGGGCATCGGCCTGGTCGGCCAGGAGGTCGGCACCCCGATCATCCGCGTCGGCGAGAACGCCTTCTTCGGCCCCGTCATCACCAGGATTCTGCGCGGCGAGGACGCCGGCAGGCTCTGGGACGGCGTGCTCATGGTCACCCAGTACGACGACTTCTTCGAGCTGAAGCGCACGCGCACCAAGCGCCCGCAGTTCGACTGA
- the pepN gene encoding aminopeptidase N: MAGNLTRDEARERARLLKVESYDVALDLTEGEERFESVTKVRFTSTTPGASTFIDLHGANVRRVTLNGTDLDASAYDADKGRFPLPSLAASNELLVDADCTYMRTGEGLHRFVDPVDQKVYLHSQFETADAHRMYACFDQPDLKATFQLTVLAPADWEVVSNSAAATVEELPEQAGKHGTVQAARRWEFAPTPVLSTYITALVAGHYHKVTAEHDGIPLGVYCRSSLAEHLDADNILEVTRQGFDFFHRVFGVRYPFGKYDQLFVPEFNAGAMENAGCVTFLEDYVFRSRVTDALVERRAETILHEMAHMWFGDLVTMRWWDDLWLNESFATYMSVLAQAESTRWTRAWTTFANVEKTWAYRQDQLPSTHPIAADIPDMQAVEVNFDGITYAKGAAVLKQLVAYVGLDNFLAGVRDYFAAHAWGNTELEDLLSALERTSGRDLSSWSKEWLETSWVNTLRPEFEVSGGRFTSFEVVQEAPVEHPTLRSHRIAVGLYSLDGGKLTRTKRVELDVVGARTSVSQLIGEEQPDLVLLNDDDLTYAKIRLDADSLRTLVNGGINAFTESLPRALCWTAAWDMTRDGELSARDYVKLVVSGVATVSDITVLQAVLRQARLAVQQYADPAWRAEGLSVLATELRTLLDEAEPGSDQQLSYLQAFAAVANSEEELSLVQAVLDGTSVPEGVTVDADLRWTLVQALVSGGRLGEADIEAELERDPTATGERSAAQCRAAIPTAEAKEAAWARIVGGRLANHIARATIGGFQDPRHPELMAPYREKYFAEVGRIYQEWTFDQASTFAVGCFPALLIEPTTVRAAHDFLSAAQPPQALRRLILEGADGVRRALRNREKDAASA; encoded by the coding sequence TTGGCAGGCAACCTGACCCGGGACGAGGCTCGTGAGCGCGCCCGGCTGTTGAAGGTCGAGTCGTACGACGTCGCACTCGACCTGACCGAGGGAGAGGAGCGCTTCGAGAGCGTCACCAAGGTCCGCTTCACCAGCACCACGCCGGGGGCGTCCACCTTCATCGACCTGCACGGCGCGAACGTCCGCAGGGTCACGCTCAACGGCACCGACCTCGACGCGTCCGCCTACGACGCCGACAAGGGCCGCTTCCCGCTCCCCTCGCTCGCCGCGTCGAACGAGCTGCTCGTGGACGCCGACTGCACCTACATGCGCACCGGCGAGGGCCTGCACCGCTTCGTCGACCCCGTGGACCAGAAGGTCTACCTGCACAGCCAGTTCGAGACGGCCGACGCGCACCGCATGTACGCCTGCTTCGACCAGCCCGACCTCAAGGCCACCTTCCAGCTCACGGTGCTGGCCCCGGCCGACTGGGAGGTCGTCTCCAACTCCGCCGCCGCCACCGTCGAGGAGCTGCCGGAGCAGGCAGGTAAGCACGGCACCGTCCAGGCGGCCAGGCGGTGGGAGTTCGCCCCCACGCCCGTCCTGTCGACGTACATCACCGCGCTGGTAGCCGGTCATTACCACAAGGTGACCGCCGAGCACGACGGCATCCCTCTCGGCGTCTACTGCCGCTCCTCGCTGGCCGAGCACCTCGACGCCGACAACATCCTCGAGGTCACCCGCCAGGGCTTCGACTTCTTCCACCGCGTGTTCGGCGTGCGCTACCCGTTCGGCAAGTACGACCAGCTCTTCGTGCCCGAGTTCAACGCCGGCGCGATGGAGAACGCGGGCTGTGTGACGTTCCTGGAGGACTACGTCTTCCGCTCCCGCGTCACCGACGCCCTCGTCGAGCGGCGCGCGGAGACGATCCTGCACGAGATGGCGCACATGTGGTTCGGCGACCTCGTCACCATGCGCTGGTGGGACGACCTGTGGCTGAACGAGTCGTTCGCCACCTACATGTCCGTGCTCGCCCAGGCCGAGTCCACCCGGTGGACCAGGGCGTGGACCACGTTCGCGAACGTGGAGAAGACCTGGGCCTACCGCCAGGACCAGCTCCCCTCCACCCACCCCATCGCCGCCGACATCCCCGACATGCAGGCGGTCGAGGTCAACTTCGACGGCATCACGTACGCCAAGGGCGCCGCGGTGCTCAAGCAGCTCGTGGCCTACGTCGGCCTCGACAACTTCCTGGCCGGCGTGCGTGACTACTTCGCCGCGCACGCCTGGGGCAACACCGAGCTGGAAGACCTGCTCAGCGCCCTGGAGCGGACCTCGGGGCGTGACCTGTCCTCCTGGTCGAAGGAGTGGCTGGAGACCTCCTGGGTCAACACGCTGCGCCCCGAGTTCGAGGTGTCAGGTGGCCGCTTCACCTCCTTCGAGGTGGTGCAGGAGGCGCCGGTCGAGCACCCCACGCTGCGCTCCCACCGGATCGCCGTCGGCCTCTACTCGCTGGACGGCGGGAAGCTGACCCGTACCAAGCGGGTGGAGCTGGACGTCGTCGGCGCCCGGACGAGCGTCAGCCAGCTCATCGGCGAGGAGCAGCCCGACCTGGTGCTGCTCAACGACGACGACCTGACCTACGCCAAGATCCGCCTCGACGCCGACTCGCTGCGGACGCTGGTGAACGGTGGCATCAACGCGTTCACCGAGTCCCTGCCGCGCGCCCTGTGCTGGACGGCGGCCTGGGACATGACCCGCGACGGCGAGCTGTCCGCCCGCGACTACGTCAAGCTGGTCGTCTCCGGCGTGGCCACGGTCAGCGATATCACCGTCCTGCAGGCCGTGCTGCGGCAGGCGCGCCTGGCCGTGCAGCAGTACGCCGACCCCGCCTGGCGGGCCGAGGGCCTGTCCGTGCTGGCCACCGAGCTGCGCACGCTGCTCGACGAGGCCGAGCCGGGCTCCGACCAGCAGCTGTCGTATCTGCAGGCGTTCGCGGCCGTGGCGAACTCCGAGGAGGAGCTGAGCCTGGTGCAGGCCGTGCTCGACGGCACGTCGGTGCCCGAGGGCGTGACCGTGGACGCCGACCTACGCTGGACCCTCGTGCAGGCCCTCGTCTCCGGTGGCCGCCTGGGCGAGGCCGACATCGAGGCCGAGCTGGAGCGGGACCCTACGGCGACGGGTGAGCGCTCGGCCGCCCAGTGCCGGGCGGCCATCCCGACCGCCGAGGCCAAGGAGGCGGCCTGGGCCCGGATCGTGGGCGGCCGGCTGGCCAACCACATCGCCCGCGCCACGATCGGCGGCTTCCAGGACCCGCGCCACCCCGAGCTGATGGCGCCCTACCGCGAGAAGTACTTCGCCGAGGTGGGGCGGATCTACCAGGAGTGGACGTTCGACCAGGCCTCGACGTTCGCCGTCGGGTGCTTCCCCGCGCTGCTCATCGAGCCCACCACGGTGCGGGCGGCGCACGACTTCCTGTCCGCCGCGCAGCCGCCGCAGGCGCTGCGCCGGCTCATCCTGGAGGGCGCCGACGGTGTCCGCCGCGCCCTGCGCAACAGGGAGAAGGACGCCGCCTCCGCCTGA
- a CDS encoding serine/threonine-protein kinase, with amino-acid sequence MLGPGSALNDRYVLGTRIGGGGMGEVWRADDTVLGRTVAVKVLMPALSEDPTFAQRFQNEARAMATLTHPGVVDVYDYGICDVEGRRVSFLVMEHIQGESLDRVLRRRGPLGVTATMRLVAEVADALADAHAQGIVHRDVKPANLMVRPGGSVVLTDFGIAHSASAGQLTATGTMLCSAGYCAPEMATSNEVTPAVDVYALGVVAYECLSGHLPFQGDTPIQIIFKHLNAPTPRLPEDVPIGARQVVERALEKAPGARWLSAPQMAEAARSALASPATPVISDASGTVPASPVPTTTAGSAVPGMTTTHGAVEDPGKTTTPDRTAASRRRRRTLRAVITVSAAVLVSAAVAGFVWLRPTEQAARYEVPTPAVSESSPEDLLPTAPSSSSGRRHTAEPTKRDPTPRATRATRLPSPSPTVTTSSPPTESPSATPTTSEPEEPTEEPTTPGPEEPTAEPTITSQPGEIQCIRAPCP; translated from the coding sequence GTGCTAGGCCCGGGGTCCGCCCTCAACGACCGCTACGTGCTCGGCACCCGCATCGGTGGCGGGGGCATGGGCGAGGTGTGGCGTGCCGACGACACGGTCCTCGGGCGCACGGTGGCGGTCAAGGTGCTGATGCCCGCGCTCAGCGAGGACCCGACCTTCGCCCAGCGCTTCCAGAACGAAGCCAGGGCCATGGCCACGCTCACCCACCCCGGCGTGGTCGACGTCTACGACTACGGCATCTGCGACGTCGAGGGCCGCCGGGTCAGCTTCCTGGTCATGGAGCACATCCAGGGCGAGTCGCTCGACCGCGTCCTGCGGCGGCGCGGGCCGCTCGGCGTCACGGCCACCATGCGCCTGGTCGCCGAGGTCGCCGACGCGCTGGCCGACGCGCACGCCCAGGGCATCGTGCACCGCGACGTCAAGCCGGCCAACCTCATGGTCAGGCCGGGCGGCAGCGTGGTGCTCACCGACTTCGGCATCGCCCACTCCGCCTCCGCCGGCCAGCTCACGGCCACCGGCACGATGCTCTGCTCGGCCGGCTACTGCGCGCCCGAGATGGCCACCTCCAACGAGGTGACGCCCGCCGTCGACGTGTACGCGCTGGGCGTGGTGGCCTACGAGTGCCTGAGCGGCCACCTGCCGTTCCAGGGCGACACCCCCATCCAGATCATCTTCAAACACCTCAACGCGCCCACCCCGCGGCTGCCCGAGGACGTGCCGATCGGGGCGCGGCAGGTGGTGGAGCGGGCGCTGGAGAAGGCGCCCGGGGCGCGGTGGCTGTCGGCGCCGCAGATGGCCGAGGCCGCCCGCTCGGCGCTCGCCTCCCCCGCGACGCCGGTGATCTCCGACGCGTCCGGTACGGTGCCGGCCTCCCCCGTCCCCACCACGACGGCGGGAAGCGCGGTGCCCGGCATGACCACCACCCACGGCGCCGTCGAGGATCCCGGTAAGACGACCACGCCCGACAGGACGGCGGCGTCGCGGCGGCGGCGCCGGACACTGCGGGCGGTGATCACCGTCTCGGCGGCGGTGCTCGTGTCGGCGGCCGTGGCCGGGTTCGTCTGGCTGCGGCCGACCGAGCAGGCCGCCAGGTACGAGGTGCCCACCCCGGCCGTCAGTGAGAGCAGCCCCGAGGACCTCCTGCCCACGGCTCCCTCGTCCTCCAGCGGCAGAAGGCACACGGCGGAGCCCACCAAGCGCGATCCCACCCCGCGGGCGACGCGCGCCACCCGCTTGCCCTCCCCCAGCCCGACGGTCACCACGTCCAGCCCGCCGACGGAGAGCCCGTCCGCCACGCCGACGACGTCCGAGCCTGAGGAGCCGACGGAGGAGCCCACCACGCCTGGGCCTGAGGAGCCGACGGCCGAGCCGACGATCACCAGCCAGCCCGGCGAGATCCAGTGCATCCGGGCCCCCTGCCCGTGA
- a CDS encoding DUF5130 family protein, with protein sequence MKGLTAAQGDDLRKALHTAERRSGLRFGVFLGDPVGGRRHFAERLHAALGAEADDAVVVFVDPQGRGLEIVTGENARRRLSDGACRMTAMSMATAFSVGDLIGGLLYGIGALGEQATARR encoded by the coding sequence ATGAAGGGACTGACCGCCGCCCAGGGCGACGACCTACGCAAGGCCCTGCACACGGCGGAGCGGCGCAGCGGGCTGCGGTTCGGCGTGTTCCTGGGCGACCCGGTGGGCGGACGCCGGCACTTCGCCGAACGCCTGCACGCCGCCCTGGGCGCGGAGGCCGACGATGCCGTGGTGGTGTTCGTGGATCCGCAGGGGCGGGGGCTGGAGATCGTGACGGGCGAGAACGCGCGGAGGCGGCTGAGCGACGGCGCTTGCCGGATGACTGCGATGTCGATGGCCACGGCGTTCAGTGTGGGGGATCTGATCGGTGGGCTGCTGTACGGCATCGGGGCTCTCGGCGAGCAGGCGACCGCCCGCCGCTGA
- a CDS encoding nuclease-related domain-containing protein, translating to MDSDNQREDGHNASPIWVSDRPESEQTAAAKPSAPTSTYAPVERASVRSLLQQPRFRRLRNRAILAVVAGLVVGFLVSDWRVGVTAGVIAAILEAVYRARSNSSVPAWRRASVAERRTEAQLRRLERSGYRTLHARAIPGSEAQIDHLVVGPTGVYAVDSEKWDRRLPVRVQMGKKLFHGPFDMKPRLTEAKWEATQASELISKSFGREVSVVPSLAIYGPPVPWKIMNIRGVDVYQGDRARKWITKRERALTTAEIDRIFDIAAQVLPARYGEG from the coding sequence GTGGACTCCGACAACCAGCGAGAAGACGGTCACAACGCGTCACCCATCTGGGTGAGCGACCGGCCAGAAAGCGAGCAGACCGCCGCCGCGAAGCCTTCGGCGCCCACCTCCACGTACGCGCCGGTCGAGCGCGCGTCCGTGCGTAGCCTGCTGCAACAGCCCCGGTTCCGCCGCCTGCGCAATCGCGCGATCCTGGCGGTGGTCGCCGGCCTGGTAGTGGGCTTCCTTGTGAGCGACTGGCGGGTGGGTGTGACCGCGGGTGTGATCGCGGCCATCCTGGAGGCGGTCTACCGCGCTCGTTCCAACTCCTCCGTGCCGGCGTGGCGGCGGGCGTCCGTGGCAGAGCGCCGTACGGAGGCGCAGTTGCGCAGGCTTGAGCGCAGCGGCTACCGCACCCTGCACGCCAGGGCGATCCCGGGCAGCGAGGCCCAGATCGACCACCTCGTGGTGGGCCCGACCGGCGTGTACGCGGTCGACTCCGAGAAGTGGGACCGCAGGCTGCCCGTACGCGTGCAGATGGGCAAGAAGCTGTTCCACGGCCCGTTCGACATGAAGCCCCGCCTCACCGAGGCCAAGTGGGAGGCGACGCAGGCCAGCGAGCTGATCAGCAAGTCGTTCGGCCGCGAGGTGTCCGTCGTGCCCTCGCTGGCGATCTACGGCCCGCCGGTGCCATGGAAGATCATGAACATCCGGGGCGTGGACGTCTACCAGGGTGACCGGGCCCGTAAGTGGATCACGAAGCGGGAGCGGGCGCTGACGACCGCCGAGATCGACCGGATCTTCGACATCGCCGCGCAGGTGCTGCCCGCCCGATACGGCGAGGGCTGA
- the ilvD gene encoding dihydroxy-acid dehydratase: MPALRSRTVTHGRNMAGARALLRATGVAGSDFGKPIIAVANSFTQFVPGHVHLREVGDVVSAAIRQAGAIPREFNTIAVDDGIAMGHGGMLYSLPSRELIADAVEYMVNAHCADALICVSNCDKITPGMLLAAFRLNIPTIFVSGGPMEAGKTPGKKLDLIDPMIASADDSVSDAELLEMEENACPTCGSCSGMFTANSMNCLAEAIGLALPGNGTILATHKARKQLFEDAGRQLVEITRRYYEDGDESVLPRSIASREAFENAMTLDVAMGGSTNTILHILAAAREAQVDFGLKEINEISLRVPCLCKVAPATAKYHIEDVHRAGGIPAILGELDRAGLLHRDVPTVNGGTLGDLLAQWDAMSPAVKPEAVELWHAAPGNVRTVKAYSQDNRWDDLDLDRENGCIRDREHAYTADGGLAVLYGNISRDGAVVKTAGVDESIWKFSGPAVVFESQEQAVEGILGGKVKAGDVVVIRYEGPKGGPGMQEMLYPTSFLKGKGLGKVCALVTDGRFSGGTSGLSIGHASPEAAEGGTIALVEDGDIIDIDIPSRSMELRVPEAELAARRERLLADLGGYRPRDRDRQVSVALQAYAAMTTSASTGASRDLSQLSR, from the coding sequence ATGCCCGCCCTCAGGTCACGTACAGTCACCCACGGCAGGAACATGGCCGGTGCCCGGGCCCTGCTCCGGGCGACCGGCGTAGCCGGGAGCGACTTCGGCAAGCCCATCATCGCCGTGGCCAACAGCTTCACCCAGTTCGTGCCGGGGCACGTGCACCTGCGCGAGGTCGGCGACGTGGTGTCCGCCGCGATCAGGCAGGCGGGGGCCATCCCCCGCGAGTTCAACACGATCGCGGTCGACGACGGCATCGCGATGGGTCACGGCGGCATGCTCTACTCGCTGCCGTCGCGGGAGCTGATCGCCGACGCCGTCGAGTACATGGTCAACGCCCACTGTGCGGACGCGCTGATCTGCGTGTCCAACTGTGACAAGATCACGCCGGGCATGCTGCTGGCCGCGTTCCGGCTGAACATCCCGACGATCTTCGTCTCCGGCGGGCCCATGGAGGCCGGCAAGACGCCGGGCAAGAAGCTCGACCTGATCGACCCGATGATCGCCTCCGCCGACGACTCCGTCTCCGACGCCGAGCTGCTGGAGATGGAGGAGAACGCCTGCCCGACGTGCGGCTCGTGCTCGGGCATGTTCACCGCCAACTCCATGAACTGCCTGGCCGAGGCCATCGGCCTGGCGCTGCCGGGCAACGGCACGATCCTGGCCACGCACAAGGCGCGCAAGCAGCTGTTCGAGGACGCAGGCCGCCAGCTCGTCGAGATCACCCGCCGCTACTACGAGGACGGCGACGAGTCGGTGCTGCCGCGCTCGATCGCCTCCCGCGAGGCGTTCGAGAACGCGATGACCCTCGACGTGGCGATGGGCGGCTCCACCAACACGATCCTGCACATCCTGGCCGCCGCCCGCGAGGCGCAGGTCGACTTCGGGCTCAAGGAGATCAACGAGATCTCGCTGCGGGTGCCGTGCCTGTGCAAGGTCGCCCCCGCCACGGCCAAGTACCACATCGAGGACGTGCACCGCGCCGGCGGCATCCCGGCCATCCTGGGCGAGCTCGACCGGGCCGGTCTGCTGCACCGCGACGTGCCGACCGTGAACGGCGGCACCCTCGGCGACCTGCTGGCCCAGTGGGACGCCATGTCCCCCGCGGTCAAGCCGGAGGCCGTGGAGCTGTGGCACGCGGCGCCCGGCAACGTGCGCACGGTCAAGGCGTACTCGCAGGACAACCGCTGGGACGACCTCGACCTCGACCGCGAGAACGGCTGCATCCGCGACCGCGAGCACGCCTACACCGCCGACGGTGGCCTGGCCGTGCTCTACGGCAACATCTCGCGCGACGGCGCGGTGGTGAAGACGGCCGGCGTGGACGAGTCGATCTGGAAGTTCAGCGGGCCCGCGGTGGTGTTCGAGTCGCAGGAGCAGGCGGTCGAGGGCATCCTCGGCGGCAAGGTCAAGGCCGGCGACGTGGTCGTCATCCGCTACGAGGGCCCCAAGGGCGGCCCCGGCATGCAGGAGATGCTCTACCCGACGTCCTTCCTGAAGGGCAAGGGCCTGGGCAAGGTGTGCGCGCTGGTCACCGACGGGCGCTTCTCCGGCGGCACCTCCGGGCTGTCGATCGGCCACGCCTCCCCCGAGGCGGCCGAGGGCGGCACGATCGCGCTGGTCGAGGACGGCGACATCATCGACATCGACATCCCCAGCCGTTCGATGGAGCTGCGGGTGCCGGAGGCGGAGCTGGCCGCGCGGCGCGAGCGGCTGCTGGCCGACCTGGGCGGCTACCGGCCGCGTGACCGTGACCGGCAGGTGAGCGTGGCGCTGCAGGCGTACGCGGCCATGACGACGTCGGCCTCGACGGGCGCTTCGCGCGATCTGTCGCAGTTGTCGCGGTAG
- a CDS encoding WYL domain-containing protein translates to MTTVVKHDTRPLTTAEIAALALSLAHLGAGPQAVTARRGLQHAFEHLDLDDDVIATTLTTLTEPLPVDVASRARLMADAITSRLMIRLHYRDASGLVTSRDVEPVTCLVHREYWYLVGVCKLRRAIRAFRFDRIIAVEPTLTPSRPHLADRFLPFQRRKRRAVTATESGKRRLTA, encoded by the coding sequence ATGACGACAGTCGTGAAGCACGATACTCGCCCGCTGACGACCGCCGAGATCGCCGCACTCGCCCTCTCCCTCGCCCACCTCGGCGCGGGGCCCCAGGCCGTCACCGCCAGGCGTGGCCTGCAGCACGCATTCGAGCACCTCGACCTCGACGACGACGTCATCGCCACCACGCTCACGACGCTGACCGAGCCGCTGCCCGTCGACGTCGCCTCCCGGGCCCGGCTGATGGCCGACGCCATCACCAGCCGGCTCATGATCCGCCTGCACTACCGCGACGCCTCGGGGCTCGTCACCTCCCGTGACGTCGAGCCGGTCACGTGCCTGGTGCACCGCGAATACTGGTATCTCGTCGGCGTGTGCAAGCTGCGCCGCGCGATCAGGGCGTTCAGGTTCGACCGGATCATCGCGGTCGAGCCCACGCTGACGCCGTCCCGGCCGCACCTGGCCGATCGGTTCCTGCCGTTCCAGCGCCGCAAGCGCCGTGCCGTCACGGCGACCGAGTCCGGCAAGCGCAGGCTGACCGCCTGA